Proteins encoded together in one Impatiens glandulifera chromosome 1, dImpGla2.1, whole genome shotgun sequence window:
- the LOC124918787 gene encoding tRNA 2'-phosphotransferase 1-like, whose protein sequence is MLGSIRIGGLRFVRSSSSSSCSSSSSSLSRFPPTLVVAMDNSTSSSSSKNSSFSGRSGGRGRGGRDGGGGGGSGGGKDKIDALGRLLTRILRHMAPDLNLNMRSDGYVKVQHLLALDLKTFANLPLTSHSIQDIREAVSKDNKQRFSLLLQDGDLFIRANQGHSVTTVETESLLKPILSPEECPICVHGTYKKFLDSILEQGLKRMKRLHVHFSCGLPTDGEVVSGMRRDVNVLIFLDVEKALRDGMKLYISDNKVILTEGFEGVVPPNYFQKIQSWPDTKPISL, encoded by the exons ATGTTGGGTTCTATAAGAATCGGCGGCTTACGTTTTGTtcgatcatcatcatcatcatcctgttcttcttcttcatcttctctctctagattcCCTCCTACCCTAGTTGTGGCGATGGACAATTCAacaagcagcagcagcagcaagaACTCATCCTTTTCCGGTAGGAG TGGAGGTCGAGGAAGAGGAGGCCgagatggtggtggtggtggtggttcAGGAGGAGGCAAGGATAAGATCGATGCTCTTGGAAGGCTCTT GACACGAATCCTGCGCCACATGGCTCCTGACTTGAATTTGAACATGAGGAGTGATGGCTATGTCAAAGTTCAACATCTCTTGGCTCTCGATCTAAAAACCTTTGCCAATCTTCCTTTGACATCTCATTCTATTCAAGACATCAGAGag GCTGTCAGTAAAGACAATAAACAAAGGTTTAGCCTTCTCCTACAAGACGGGGACCTTTTCATTCGTGCAAACCAAGGGCATTCTGTAACA ACAGTTGAAACTGAAAGCTTATTGAAGCCAATCCTTTCACCAGAGGAATGTCCAA TTTGTGTACATGGAACCTATAAGAAATTTTTAGATTCAATCTTGGAGCAAGGCCTCAAAAGGATGAAAAGATTACATGTTCACTTCTCTTGTGGTTTGCCAACAGATGGTGAAGTTGTTAGCG GCATGAGAAGGGATGTTAATGTCTTGATCTTCCTTGATGTGGAAAAGGCTTTGAGAG ATGGAATGAAGCTTTACATATCAGACAATAAGGTGATATTGACTGAAGGTTTTGAAGGAGTTGTGCCACCAAACTACTTTCAAAAGATACAATCTTGGCCAGATACAAAACCCATCTCTTTGTGA
- the LOC124918786 gene encoding amino acid transporter AVT6B-like, with product MTIGSLQPAKDKKSRKIKHLNDEKVPLLPTRREEDRGFDEFNGASFSGAVFNLSTTIVGAGIMSLPATMKVLGVVLGIGMVIFMAFLTEASIELLLRFSRARKISSYAGVMGDSFGKWGKIMLQICVLVNNVGVLVVYMIIIGDVLSGTNASGVHHTGLLEGWFGVRWWNSRSIVLLVTTVAIFSPLACLKRIDSLRYTSALSVALAVVFIVITVGITVIKIMSGTILMPQLFPKVTNLTSFFNLFTVVPIFVTAYICHYNVHTIDNEIEDNTRIRAVVKTSLALCSSVYVMTSLFGFLLFGDATLHDVLANFDAELGIPYGSLLCDVVRVSYAAHLMLVFPIVFYPLRLNLDGLIFPCARPLVSDKMRFGSISVGLLTVIFLGANFIPSIWAAFQFTGATAAVCIGFIFPAAITLKDRHGIATKKDKILCVFMIVLAVFSNAIAIYSDAYALLFRKGKDNSQPSTMMPTR from the exons ATGACGATCGGAAGCCTTCAACCTGCAAAGGATAAGAAATCACGTAAGATCAAACATCTTAATGACGAGAAAGTCCCTTTGTTGCCCACGAGAAGGGAAGAAGATAGAGGATTTGACGAATTCAATGGCGCTTCGTTTTCTGGCGCGGTTTTTAATCTCTCAACTACAATTGTCGGAGCTGGAATCATGTCCTTACCCGCAACCATGAAGGTTCTCGGTGTTGTTCTTGGTATAGGAATGGTCATTTTTATGGCATTCCTCACAGAGGCTTCTATAGAGCTATTGCTTAGATTCAGCAGAGCAAGGAAAATATCTTCATATGCTGGTGTTATGGGTGATTCTTTTGGAAAATGGGGAAAGATTATGCTTCAAATATGTGTTTTAGTCAACAATGTTGGTGTATTAGTGgtttatatgataataatag GTGATGTTCTTTCGGGTACAAATGCAAGTGGAGTTCATCATACTGGTTTGCTGGAAGGTTGGTTTGGAGTAAGATGGTGGAACAGTCGTTCGATAGTTCTTCTTGTGACTACTGTTGCGATATTTTCTCCATTGGCATGCTTAAAGCGTATCGATTCGCTGAGATATACATCTGCTCTGTCAGTCGCATTAGCAGTTGTGTTCATAGTAATCACAGTTGGAATAACTGTCATTAAGATTATGAGCGGGACTATTTTAATGCCTCAATTGTTTCCCAAGGTTACAAACTTGACATCATTCTTCAATCTCTTCACTGTCGTCCCTATTTTTGTGACAGCATACATTTGTCACTACAATGTTCACACGATAGACAATGAAATTGAAGATAATACACGAATAAGGGCGGTTGTGAAAACATCCCTCGCCCTATGTTCGTCTGTCTATGTAATGACGAGTCTATTTGGATTTCTCTTGTTTGGCGATGCAACTCTTCATGATGTACTCGCAAACTTCGATGCAGAGCTTGGGATTCCTTATGGATCGCTGCTTTGCGATGTTGTTCGTGTCAGTTACGCAGCTCACCTCATGCTTGTGTTTCCTATTGTGTTCTATCCTCTCAGGTTGAACTTGGATGGTTTGATTTTCCCTTGTGCGAGACCATTGGTTTCGGATAAGATGAGGTTTGGTTCCATTAGTGTCGGTTTGCTTACTGTAATATTCTTGGGGGCTAACTTTATTCCAAGCATTTGGGCTGCTTTCCAGTTTACTGGTGCAACTGCTGCTGTTTGCATTGGCTTCATCTTTCCTGCTGCCATCACTCTCAA AGACCGCCACGGCATTGCCACAAAGAAAGACAAGATACTATGTGTGTTCATGATCGTTCTTGCTGTTTTCTCCAATGCGATAGCCATCTACAGTGATGCCTACGCATTATTGTTCAGAAAGGGGAAAGATAATAGCCAGCCATCTACAATGATGCCTACAAGATAA